GCTAAAATCAGGTCGAGTTATAAAGGGAAGAAGATCTTCTAATAGGTCAACCATAACTTCTAATTCTATAGGAGCATAAGATATATTACCTTTTTCTTCTTCAAGGGTGTATATGTCTAAAGACGAAGATATTCTTTCTAGTTTCACTCCTTGAAAAGGAATATTTTTCAACATATTTACCTCTTTAAGCCTATTTTCTTTAGCCATGGAAATCCCGTCTTTAACTCCAAATAAAAACCTTCCTGACTTGTTATACCCAGGTATATCTAACCTTATTTTACACCGAATACCCTTTGACTGATTCATAAGAGTTACTTTAACCACAAATATCCCCCCTAATTATCTTACTAAAAATACCTTTAATATTCAATCCCTCTTCTAGCCATAACACCTTGTTCAAAAGGATGCTTAACTTGTCCCATATTAGTAACAAGGTCTGCTTTAGATATTATATTTTCCGTAGCGTTGCGACCAGTTAAAACAAGTTCTACTGTAGATGGCTTTTTACTAAGAAGATTAAGAAGCTCATCTTCTGTAATTATATCAAAATATATGCAGTTTAAAATTTCATCCAGTACTACTATGTTATAATCTTCTGATGTAATTATGTCAAGGGAAAAATCCAGTGCTTTCTTCATTTCTTCCTTATCTTGTGAAATATCATCTCCTTTTTTAATAAAACATTTTCCACAAGCAATGCAGGTAGATAAGCCTTCTTTTATAAGTCCTCCATTTCTACACGGTCTCCCAAATTGAGCATGTTCGATCTGGGGAGAAAGCTTGTTTAACGTAGAAATTTCACCATAATAATTACTCCCTTTCATGAATTGCAAAAAATATACTTTATACCCATGTCCAATTGCTCTCAAAGAAAGGCCCAAAGCTGCTGTAGTTTTTCCTTTAGAATTGCCTGTGTAAACTTGTATTAATCCTTTAAACATTTAGTCCACCTCCAAAAGATTAAACATTTCATTTACATTTTTCACCTTATAAACATTCTCGGATTTAGTTAACTCTTCATATATTTTACTCCCTTGCCTTCCATCAGTAAAGTCTCTTTTGGTAAATTGTTCTCCTTCAACTATAATAATTGTTTTACCCTTTTCATTAGCTAGCTTCAATGCCTCTAAATTCTTCAAGTTTCCATTACCTATAGGGGTATGACAAAAAATAACAAAGTCAGCAGCAGATATTTGCTGTACATTCTGTTTATAAGCATCGTCAGTTATAGGAGTATAAGGTTGCACTGTAATAGTTTTTATTCCTAACTCTTTGCATTTATGCCAGTCACTATCTCCTATATTGATCACTCCCATTGAAAGTTCGGACTTTTTATGTTGAAGAACTTCCAATATATTTCCAGCGCTCCCCCCTCCTGCAATGATATGAATTTTCCCCAAAAACTTATCAGATGCTTCTTCTTTATCAATGGGTATTAACGTCAGTTTTTCTCTAAAAGAATCCCAATAAACATAAGTATTTATGTTAAAAGTTCTACGAATATTTTCCTTGTTTATTACTTGTTCAGGTTTACCAAAGTCAACAACTTTTCCGTCATTTAACAATAATACTTGTCCTGAAAATTCAGCAGCTAATTGAATATCATGAAGTACGCATATAATCGTAATCTTCATTTTGCTTTGTAATTTTTTTAGCAGCTTTAAAATCTCTATTTGATAGTTTATATCCAAACTAGCCGTTGGTTCATCTAGTAATAAAATTTTGGGCTGTTGGGCTAAAGCTCGAGCTAAAAGTACCCTTTGTTTTTCTCCTCCACTTAAGCTTAAAAAACTACGTTGTTTTAGTTTTATAACTTCAGTCATTTCCATAGCTTCTGTAATGATTACTTCATCATCTTTTGATAGATTTTGAAAAATTTGCTGTTTTTTATAGAATCTTCCCATGCTAACTATTTCATAGACAGTTAAATCTGATTCTATATGGGTTGTTTGGGGTAAAACAGCCATATACTCTGCTCTTTTTGCAATATTTATATCTTGAAGTTCTCGCTCTATAACCTGGACACTTCCTGAATATGGAATAAGTCCAGAAATTGCTTTTAACAAAGTTGTTTTACCACTACCATTGGGTCCTAGTATTGATGTAAATTGTCCATCTAGAAAAAAGTAATCAAATTGAGATATTATATTCTTATTACCTCTATTAACAGTTAAATTACTTACTTTTATCATACCCTTCCCCCCTTTGCTTTTGACTTTAATAAGTATAAAAAGAAAGGACCACCAAATAAAGCTGTAATAACTCCCACAGGGATTTCCATAGGGGCTAAAATCATTCTGGCTAAAAGATCTGCTAGTATTAAAAATATTCCCCCCCAAATAATTGATAAGGGAAAAATCTTCATAACATTTGATCCTAGTATTAAACGTAGGGTATGGGGAATGATAAGTCCAACAAAACCAATAAGCCCAGATACTGAAACAGCAGCAGCAGTAGCCAAAGTAGAGCCCAGCATCACGATTTTTTTTACTTTTTGGACTTCAACACCTAAGCTTTGCGCCGTTTCATCACCTAACTGCATTATATTTAATCTTTTTAAATTAAAAGCTACTATAAACATACCTATGGTCATAGGTAATAATGATATGTATATCCTATCCCATGTAGCTCGATTCAGGTTTCCCATAAGCCAAAAATATATTTGACGCATATTTTCATCAGCAAATAACATTATAAAAGAAATAAGTGCAGAAAATGTAGAACTAATTACTACACCAGCTAATATTAAATTAACAGTTTTTAGCTGCCCTTGACTTTTAGCAATTGCTAACACTATAAAAACAGTTATAAGTCCAGTTAAAAAGGCTAATAGTGATATTAAGTAAGGTATACCTAAAGAATAGGACGTTACAGAAGTCAATAAAAATATCCCTATAGTTGCTCCAAGACCTGCTCCACTAGATACCCCTAAAGTAAATGGTTCTGCCAAAGGATTTTTTAGCAAACTTTGAAAAGCAACTCCACAACCAGCTAGCACCCCTCCAACTAAAAAAGCTAATATAACTCTAGGAAGTCTCATTCTAAATATAATAATATAGGGAGTATCATCTTCTAACTCCTGTTTGGAAAATTTTATAAAATCTTCTAAGTTTAGTTCAGAAATAGAGATAGGGGTGGCCCCAAAGGCAACCCCTAAATAAATTGCTATTAATAACGCTACAAAACTAATCAAGTATATTTTTTTCACTTAAATCACCCTAATTAACAATGTCATGTATCTCTTTAAGGCCTTCTATTATTCTAGGCCCAGGTCTAGATGTTACGTCATCATCAATCTGGTATATATTATCATCTTTAACTGCAGTTAATTCTTGCCAACCAGGCAGGTTTGTTAGTTCATCCTCAGGGGGCCAGGAGTATATTATAATATCTGGGTCTACTTCCAAGAGTTTTTCCTGTGACATTTCCCAATACCCTTCTCTTTCTGACCCTACATTTGTTGCACCAGTCAGCTGAATTATTTCATCATAAAAGGTGTTTGAACCTACTGTGTAAAGTGCAGTACTATCTAGGAGAACGAAAACAGTCTGACCTGATTCTTCCACTTCATCTAAAATGTTTTGTTTTTCTTCTTTAAGATTTGCTACTACTTCATCACCCTTTTCTTCAACTTCCAGAACTTGAGCCACTTTTTCTATTCCTTCAAAAACTTCATCTATACTACTTGGATTGACAACCATTACATCTATGTCCATTTCTTCTAACCTTTGAACAATTTCATCTTGCTCTCCCATAGTTATTACTAAGTCTGGGTTTAATGCAAGGATCTTTTCATAGTTAACTTCAAAAGCATTACCAACTGAAGGTATCTCCATAATTTCTTCTGGGTAATTACAAAAATCTGTTCTACCCACTAGTTTATCAATTTGTCCAAGGGAAGCAATTATTTCGCTGTTACTTGGTGCTAATGATACCACCCTTTCTATATCTGAAACATTTACCTCTCTACCAGCATCATCAATTATACTTTCAGAATCATCGGTTTCTCCGGATGAAAAACACCCTGTTAAAAGTAAGGCTATTATACCACAAATTGCTAAAATCTTTTTCATATTATCGCCCCTAACTAATTTAATATCCTTGCCCTCTCACACGACTATGCGTCAATGGCAAGAGGATTTTAATCACGAAAACCTATTGGCAGCAACACAATAGATTAGCTATTTAACTAACTTTATGACTTTCTATTCGATATCTAGTTTTAAAAAGACTCTGTATAGTTGTCAATTCATTGGTGAGAACACTTTACACACACCTTTACAACCCAGCATCCCAGCTAGTTTCAAGTCCAGATCTTAGTCCCAGCAGAATGAGCAAGTATCAACGTTTTCGTGGCAATTAATGTTTTTTGGGCCTAACTGTCAAGTACACATTGGATTTTAACCGCCAAGTAAGGTACGTGCTGAGGCCCACCCTAAAAATAAAACTACCTCTACAGGTAGTTTTTAGACAAAGAATAAAACCACCTCCCTCTCCTCCCGAAGGGACATGAATATTGTAGAAATTAGGCAGGTTTCCTGGCTAGCCTAAAAACTAATATTCCTTCCCATCTGTAGGTAGACAGTGGTTTATATCAGCACTAATAAGGCTTAACAGTGGCGGGTCCGCTCAGGTTTTGCACCTGATTCCCTTTTATCCCTGTAAAGGGCACCTAATTTACTATAAACTTGTATACTTTTGATTATACCAACGTTATATGAATTTACAATAACTATTTCCTCTTCTTTTTTCTTTCCTTCTCTTTTTCTTTTAATTTTTCTCTATATTGCCCAAATTCTTGAAACATAGTGAAAATAGTTAACACCACTAGACCAAAAAACAATATTTGGCCGATAAAACCTAGTACAGGCACATTATCAGCGTCTTTTATGAGCACAAATACACTTAGTTCAAATATTGCAGGGATTATAAAAGCAAGCCCCAAATATAGAATCCATCTATATTTCCTTCTTGTATAGCCATAACAAAAAACAAGGCCTATGGCTATGTTTACAGCTTGAAACTTTAACACTTCCTCCATCTAACTCCTCCTTATTTCTCACATTTGAGCCTTCAGGACATAAGATTTCTTTGCACTTTAAATCTTTTCCGCCCTATTGATGAAAATTTAATAAAAATATATTGCAGCATCTATATCACAGTTTGCTAAAGTCACAAAAATCTAAATACAGTTCTTTAACAGCCCCCAACAGTGCCAATCTATTTTTTTTAACAGCCACATCATCCGTTAAAATGTATGTTTGATTAAACATCTTCTCAATACTTTCTTGCAAATTAAGAAGTTGGTTGAATGCTTGTTCTAATTCCCCTTTTTCTATATTATCATAATATTGATTTTTACAATAGGTCAAATTTTCAAAGAGCTTTTTTTCTGCTTCATCCTTTAAAAATTCTAGTTCAATTTTTTCAATATTATCATTTAATAGGATATTGTTTACTCTATTATAGATTCTTACTGCCACTTTAATATCATCGCTGTTTAACTTAGTTTGCAAAAATTCTGCTTTTTCATAGTTTAGTGTAAGGTTTGTGTTTTTATTTGAGGTAATACTTTTTATAACTCCTTCGTTAAAGCCTTTTCTAGCAAGTAGCAACTTAAAACGACGGTTAAAGTAAGACATAATTTTTAGCAATAAGGTATCCTTATCCTTTTGTCTTAAAATGTGAAAAGACTCATAAAGGGCTATAGAAAGGTTGATCAATCTTTTTAAAGATATATTCATGTGGCTTTGATAGGTGATTTTTATAACAGCATCAGTTTTGTTTTTAATTCTAAAAGGATCAGAACTTTCCGGTGGACCATGATCAGAGCTAAAGCACCCAACAATAGTATCTAGCTTATCTGCTATACTCAATATTGACCCTACCATGGTCTGAGGTAATTGGTCTTCTTTTTTTTGTGGATACAGGTATTCTTGTATTCCTTGAGCTACCTCTGGTTCTTCATCCCATAATAAGGAATAATGTTTTCCTATTTCACCATGTAAAGAAGGATGTACAGAGACCATTTTTGTCAATAGATCATTCTTGCATAGCTCAGCACCTTTAACCGTAAAGGTAGAAATCGGTTCTCCTATTTCTAGTAGGTCAACTATGGTTAAAGAAATATGCTTAACTCTTTGAACTTTATCATACATAGTTCCTAGGTCTTCTATAAACACAAGGTTTTTAAGCTCTTCGGTATTTTTGGCAAAATCTTTTTCTATGTCATCACTGTATATTTTATAAGCTTTTTGTATTTTTTTATTTATTTCTATAATTATATTCTCTATAGTAGCATCTAATAATGAGCTTACTTTGAGTAATATGCCATATCTATTTGTAAGCTTACCATCTTGTTTTAAAAGTATCACATTAGGGTTATATTTTAAAGCCTCTGTTATTATTTCAACAGGCAGGTCTAAGAATACTTGATCAAATCGCCCTAAATATAAGTTTGGATTATTTGTGTAAAATAAGCTTTTCTTTAAAAGCTTGTCACTGTATGGATAGCAGTTATCTCCTAAGGATTTGTTTATTTGAAACAGTAATTGTTGTTTCTTTGCTTCAAGATCTATGTGTTCCTTTGCTCTTTCTATATATTTTTTTGAAGTCTCGGGAATAGCAGACTCATTTTTTAGTCCATTTAACTCAACCTTAATAGGTTCTCCATCATAGGATGCGTAAATACTTTTTATAATTAGAGGAAATTTATAAGTTAGTGGGACTTCTTTTACTAACCGACTGCATATAGAGGGAATTATTTCGTTGATCCTTTTACACTCCAACTTTTTTTCTACATAAAAATATTGATTGTTATTTTCAGTTTTAATAGTTACATAACCATCTTTGCCTTTTTTTTGCTCCTCAAATTTTTTATACATGAAGTTTCTCTTGCCACAGCGGGTTGTAGCAAGGTTTTTTTGAGGCCCTCTAATAAGCTCAATTTTTTGATGTTGGATAGAGGGAACTTTATCTACTATTAAAAAAAAGTGTTGAGAATCTAAATATATTTCTATGTTTTTATAGTCTAGCCTATATTCTTTCAAGAGAACTCTTATTGTATTATCAAAAGCCTTATATGCCTCACCTTGACTTTCAAATAAAATGGGGTCAAATTTCAATTCTAGAATAAGATTGCTCATGGTATTCCTCCATAAAATAGTGTTATTCTTGTATGCAGGTTTGCAATAACTCTGTAAATTTCTTATTATACCCTATTTTTTCAGTAATACTTAGTGTTCCCCTTATTACTAAAAATTCATAAACTAGTATGCTTTTTACTAAAAAATTAAATGCTGTATAGTTAAGCTGGTTTCTCAAAGCATAAGTTGCTTCAGACATGTAAATATCAAACAAGTCGTATAAAACATCTTTACTAGAATGGTTGTGAAGATACATGGGTAACTCCTGGTCTATTTGAATACTTTTATTTTTTTTCACTACACATATCGCAGTCAAGTCAAAATGAAAGACAGCCTTTTCCTTTACTTGTTTTCCTGCTAACTTTTCAACAATAACTATCTCTCCGATATATCTACCATCTAAAGTCACTTCCCAACCATACCCTTGTATGCCTATAGCGCTTTGCGAAAGATCTGTAGGAACAAAGCTTATATTATTACCATCATTTATTGTATCCATGGTCAGTAGTGCTTGTTTATAAAATGTACAAGGTGAGCTTTTAAAATTTAGAAAATTTGTAATTGCGGTAAAAGACTCCCTAGCTATTAAATCATGGTTTTGAGGGCCATATTTTAGTTCCCGCCTATTTATTAACCAGTCGAAATAGTAAACAGATGGATATTTTTTGCTATCACTATTAAAAAAAAGGTATGGATGAAGTAAATAACTTGTACGTTCTTCGTTATATTGAAGTTGTTTTTCAAAACCACGGTTGCAAAAAAAATTCTCTAACTTTTGTGGAAACATCATTATTTTACCCCTTCCTTAACCTGTTGAAGTTTAACTCTAAAAAATTGCCTCCCGTTATTACGAGAGGCCTAATGTTCTTTTTCAATTTCTAATGTGCAGTCCGTCACCAACATGGCTATAGCTCCTATCGCTGCTGCATATGGTGCTAAAATCACTCCAACTGCACCGACAGTTACTGGAATTTCCAGCATAACCTTTTTTTTTGATTTTACAATTATTTTAGTTACGTTTCCTTCACGTATTATTTCTTTAATTTTTTCTAGTAAATTAGAACCTTCTACAGTTATTGTTTCAGAGTAGGTACTGCTATTTTTATTGAGCTCCTTAATTTTTTCTACAGCTTTTATTTCATCACCGTTACAATTAAGAAGTACTTTATGGGCTGTTTCATAACTAACTTTAGTTTTTTCGATAATATATTCTATTTTTCGAATTTCATCCAAAATTTTTCCCCCTAAACTTAAATTTTTTGGAATACTTGCTCACTTTTAAAGATATGACCATCGCTGTAATATTGAATATATTTATTGAATATTATATTCATTTGTTTTATTTCTTTTTCTTGTATGTCAGCTTTTAATATTTCTTCAAAGGTAGTCCTTAATAACAACAACATTAAAAATCTTTGTCTTTTGGTAATGAACTTGTTTTTATGGGGTAAACAGCCATCACATACAAGACCACCTTGAGAAATACTAAATATATAGTCATCTTTTGATTGACCACATAAAACGCATTCTGTCAGGCAGGGCGCATAACCCATAAGTGCCATAGACTTAATTTTAAATCCAGCCAATATAAGCAGTGCTTCTTTACTTCTACTTGTTAACAGATGCATGGTCTTTGCGGCAAGATTAAAAAATTTAGGATTTGGTTCATTTTCAGGCATGAAAAAATTGATAAACTCACAAACATAGTATGATGCAGAGAGTATGCCAAAGTTAAGTGAGGGGTTTTTATGGGCTAGCACAACATCTCCCTGTCTTAAAATGGGTAAATTATTATTTTTTTTATAAAATGTATAGTGCCCTATAGTAAAGACTTGGATACTATGACTAAGTCGGCTTTTCATTTTTTTTGCACCTTTAACTAGTACAGTAGTTTTTCCAAGTCTTTCTGTAAAGAGGGTAACTATTAAATCACTTTCTTTAAAAGGTACTGACTTTAATACTAAAGCTTTTGTGTTAATAAGCATTTACTTCACCCTCAATGTTAATATATCCTAAAATAAGCTCTGCTATTCTCCCAATAAACCGAAATCCTTTATGGCATTATGTTTATCTCTCCAGCCTTTTTTAACTTTAACCCAAACCTCT
This genomic interval from Proteinivorax tanatarense contains the following:
- a CDS encoding cob(I)yrinic acid a,c-diamide adenosyltransferase, with the protein product MFKGLIQVYTGNSKGKTTAALGLSLRAIGHGYKVYFLQFMKGSNYYGEISTLNKLSPQIEHAQFGRPCRNGGLIKEGLSTCIACGKCFIKKGDDISQDKEEMKKALDFSLDIITSEDYNIVVLDEILNCIYFDIITEDELLNLLSKKPSTVELVLTGRNATENIISKADLVTNMGQVKHPFEQGVMARRGIEY
- a CDS encoding ABC transporter ATP-binding protein, encoding MIKVSNLTVNRGNKNIISQFDYFFLDGQFTSILGPNGSGKTTLLKAISGLIPYSGSVQVIERELQDINIAKRAEYMAVLPQTTHIESDLTVYEIVSMGRFYKKQQIFQNLSKDDEVIITEAMEMTEVIKLKQRSFLSLSGGEKQRVLLARALAQQPKILLLDEPTASLDINYQIEILKLLKKLQSKMKITIICVLHDIQLAAEFSGQVLLLNDGKVVDFGKPEQVINKENIRRTFNINTYVYWDSFREKLTLIPIDKEEASDKFLGKIHIIAGGGSAGNILEVLQHKKSELSMGVINIGDSDWHKCKELGIKTITVQPYTPITDDAYKQNVQQISAADFVIFCHTPIGNGNLKNLEALKLANEKGKTIIIVEGEQFTKRDFTDGRQGSKIYEELTKSENVYKVKNVNEMFNLLEVD
- a CDS encoding FecCD family ABC transporter permease; translated protein: MKKIYLISFVALLIAIYLGVAFGATPISISELNLEDFIKFSKQELEDDTPYIIIFRMRLPRVILAFLVGGVLAGCGVAFQSLLKNPLAEPFTLGVSSGAGLGATIGIFLLTSVTSYSLGIPYLISLLAFLTGLITVFIVLAIAKSQGQLKTVNLILAGVVISSTFSALISFIMLFADENMRQIYFWLMGNLNRATWDRIYISLLPMTIGMFIVAFNLKRLNIMQLGDETAQSLGVEVQKVKKIVMLGSTLATAAAVSVSGLIGFVGLIIPHTLRLILGSNVMKIFPLSIIWGGIFLILADLLARMILAPMEIPVGVITALFGGPFFLYLLKSKAKGGRV
- a CDS encoding ABC transporter substrate-binding protein, yielding MKKILAICGIIALLLTGCFSSGETDDSESIIDDAGREVNVSDIERVVSLAPSNSEIIASLGQIDKLVGRTDFCNYPEEIMEIPSVGNAFEVNYEKILALNPDLVITMGEQDEIVQRLEEMDIDVMVVNPSSIDEVFEGIEKVAQVLEVEEKGDEVVANLKEEKQNILDEVEESGQTVFVLLDSTALYTVGSNTFYDEIIQLTGATNVGSEREGYWEMSQEKLLEVDPDIIIYSWPPEDELTNLPGWQELTAVKDDNIYQIDDDVTSRPGPRIIEGLKEIHDIVN
- the glyS gene encoding glycine--tRNA ligase subunit beta, with product MSNLILELKFDPILFESQGEAYKAFDNTIRVLLKEYRLDYKNIEIYLDSQHFFLIVDKVPSIQHQKIELIRGPQKNLATTRCGKRNFMYKKFEEQKKGKDGYVTIKTENNNQYFYVEKKLECKRINEIIPSICSRLVKEVPLTYKFPLIIKSIYASYDGEPIKVELNGLKNESAIPETSKKYIERAKEHIDLEAKKQQLLFQINKSLGDNCYPYSDKLLKKSLFYTNNPNLYLGRFDQVFLDLPVEIITEALKYNPNVILLKQDGKLTNRYGILLKVSSLLDATIENIIIEINKKIQKAYKIYSDDIEKDFAKNTEELKNLVFIEDLGTMYDKVQRVKHISLTIVDLLEIGEPISTFTVKGAELCKNDLLTKMVSVHPSLHGEIGKHYSLLWDEEPEVAQGIQEYLYPQKKEDQLPQTMVGSILSIADKLDTIVGCFSSDHGPPESSDPFRIKNKTDAVIKITYQSHMNISLKRLINLSIALYESFHILRQKDKDTLLLKIMSYFNRRFKLLLARKGFNEGVIKSITSNKNTNLTLNYEKAEFLQTKLNSDDIKVAVRIYNRVNNILLNDNIEKIELEFLKDEAEKKLFENLTYCKNQYYDNIEKGELEQAFNQLLNLQESIEKMFNQTYILTDDVAVKKNRLALLGAVKELYLDFCDFSKL
- a CDS encoding glycine--tRNA ligase subunit alpha; this translates as MMFPQKLENFFCNRGFEKQLQYNEERTSYLLHPYLFFNSDSKKYPSVYYFDWLINRRELKYGPQNHDLIARESFTAITNFLNFKSSPCTFYKQALLTMDTINDGNNISFVPTDLSQSAIGIQGYGWEVTLDGRYIGEIVIVEKLAGKQVKEKAVFHFDLTAICVVKKNKSIQIDQELPMYLHNHSSKDVLYDLFDIYMSEATYALRNQLNYTAFNFLVKSILVYEFLVIRGTLSITEKIGYNKKFTELLQTCIQE
- a CDS encoding DUF4342 domain-containing protein, producing the protein MDEIRKIEYIIEKTKVSYETAHKVLLNCNGDEIKAVEKIKELNKNSSTYSETITVEGSNLLEKIKEIIREGNVTKIIVKSKKKVMLEIPVTVGAVGVILAPYAAAIGAIAMLVTDCTLEIEKEH
- the recO gene encoding DNA repair protein RecO; its protein translation is MLINTKALVLKSVPFKESDLIVTLFTERLGKTTVLVKGAKKMKSRLSHSIQVFTIGHYTFYKKNNNLPILRQGDVVLAHKNPSLNFGILSASYYVCEFINFFMPENEPNPKFFNLAAKTMHLLTSRSKEALLILAGFKIKSMALMGYAPCLTECVLCGQSKDDYIFSISQGGLVCDGCLPHKNKFITKRQRFLMLLLLRTTFEEILKADIQEKEIKQMNIIFNKYIQYYSDGHIFKSEQVFQKI